A window of the Leucothrix mucor DSM 2157 genome harbors these coding sequences:
- a CDS encoding aminotransferase class V-fold PLP-dependent enzyme gives MEPSSLKHGKLFSDALMQHVKDSFYHVDSDYSGRRRLFFDNAGGSFRLKKAVETYGEVAATPDCAERIHNTAVYLQGLENQAEQDFRMLLNVEGGTVYTALTASKAMFDMVRVISENEAGTNMVTTVLEHPSSFDAMELNAERTGRDLRVAKSNPTTGGVDVDEVIKLVDEHTSLLSVMYASNISGAKLDIKAIVAAARAIKPDLFIIVDAVQHAPHDVIDLAEIPVDGINIAPYKFFGCRGMGLAWISERAAVFQHDKLGGKSAEVWNLGSADPAQFAMFSEVVNYVCELGSHETDSTERRAQFVAGMKMICLHERALLSRLLNGAEGVIGLREMDGVDVYLDYEDLTVRDLILAINFKNIEPAKAVKIYDEQGVTVFERVNTSLYSKRMLESFGLEGAIRVSPLHCHSTADIDEFLAITQQMINSH, from the coding sequence ATGGAACCCTCATCCCTGAAACATGGAAAACTATTTTCAGATGCATTGATGCAACACGTTAAAGACTCCTTCTACCATGTTGATAGCGACTATAGCGGCCGGCGGCGTTTGTTTTTTGATAATGCGGGTGGCTCATTCCGGCTTAAAAAAGCGGTTGAGACTTATGGCGAAGTGGCTGCCACACCGGACTGTGCTGAGCGCATTCACAACACGGCAGTTTACTTGCAAGGCTTAGAAAACCAAGCCGAGCAAGATTTCAGGATGCTGTTAAATGTTGAAGGTGGCACAGTGTACACTGCACTCACCGCCTCCAAAGCCATGTTTGATATGGTGAGAGTCATCTCTGAAAATGAGGCTGGCACCAATATGGTCACCACTGTGCTGGAGCATCCATCCTCTTTTGATGCGATGGAGTTAAATGCGGAGCGTACAGGTCGTGATCTTCGGGTTGCGAAAAGTAATCCAACAACCGGCGGGGTCGATGTTGATGAGGTGATCAAGCTGGTCGATGAGCATACGTCCTTATTGAGTGTGATGTATGCCTCGAATATCTCGGGCGCGAAGTTGGATATTAAAGCCATTGTTGCCGCTGCCAGAGCGATTAAGCCGGATCTGTTTATTATTGTCGATGCGGTCCAGCATGCGCCACATGATGTGATCGATTTAGCCGAAATCCCAGTCGATGGGATTAATATTGCGCCGTATAAATTCTTTGGTTGCCGGGGCATGGGGCTAGCTTGGATTTCAGAGCGTGCAGCCGTGTTTCAACACGATAAGCTGGGCGGTAAAAGTGCCGAAGTTTGGAACTTAGGCAGTGCCGATCCTGCGCAGTTTGCCATGTTTAGTGAAGTCGTTAATTACGTGTGCGAACTTGGCTCTCACGAAACAGATAGCACTGAACGACGTGCACAATTTGTTGCCGGTATGAAGATGATTTGTTTGCATGAGCGCGCATTACTTTCACGCCTGCTAAATGGTGCTGAGGGCGTAATCGGTTTGCGTGAAATGGATGGCGTGGATGTGTATTTGGACTATGAAGATTTGACCGTGCGGGATTTGATTCTTGCCATCAACTTTAAAAATATAGAGCCTGCAAAAGCAGTGAAAATTTATGATGAGCAGGGCGTCACCGTTTTTGAACGTGTGAACACCAGTTTGTATTCGAAGCGGATGTTGGAGTCGTTTGGGCTTGAGGGCGCGATCCGCGTTTCGCCACTACATTGTCATTCAACAGCTGATATTGATGAGTTTTTGGCGATCACTCAGCAGATGATCAATAGCCACTAA